A single region of the Pseudomonas sp. B21-023 genome encodes:
- a CDS encoding LysR substrate-binding domain-containing protein: MINGFSRKTGHLFYFARVVEAGGFAAAGRQLGIPKSRLSRRIAELEERLGTRLLQRTTRQLKLTAVGERYLSHCQAMLLEAEMADEVVASMSSEPRGRLRVSCPVALAHAFLPDIISRFLAQYPLVQLDMVLLNRRVDLISEGIDVALRVRDLGDEDPALVTRRLRQAQMQLVAAPGFADHIREPAQLATLPVLGAAEADRLVHFRLHGPNGRQEEVALEPRLAIDDFVVRNAAVRTGLGFTALPSMFCEEELARGELVRLLPDWSLPGGYLQAVYPHRRGLLPAVRAWIDHLATSFEACGERYV, translated from the coding sequence TTGATCAATGGTTTCTCTAGGAAAACAGGTCACCTCTTCTACTTCGCCCGGGTGGTCGAAGCCGGTGGCTTCGCTGCCGCCGGGCGCCAGCTGGGCATTCCCAAGTCGCGCCTGTCGCGGCGCATCGCCGAGCTGGAGGAGCGCCTGGGCACGCGCCTGCTGCAGCGCACCACCCGGCAACTCAAACTGACCGCCGTGGGCGAGCGCTACCTGAGCCACTGCCAGGCGATGCTGCTGGAGGCGGAGATGGCCGATGAAGTGGTGGCCAGCATGTCCAGCGAGCCCAGGGGGCGGTTGCGGGTATCGTGCCCCGTTGCCCTGGCCCATGCATTCCTGCCGGATATCATCAGCCGCTTCCTTGCCCAGTACCCCTTGGTGCAATTGGACATGGTGCTGCTCAACCGCCGGGTCGACCTGATCTCCGAAGGCATCGACGTGGCCCTGCGCGTGCGCGACCTGGGTGATGAGGACCCCGCCCTGGTCACCAGGCGCCTGCGCCAGGCGCAGATGCAACTGGTGGCCGCGCCAGGTTTTGCCGACCATATCCGCGAGCCCGCACAGCTGGCGACCCTGCCGGTGCTGGGCGCCGCCGAGGCCGACCGACTGGTGCATTTTCGCCTGCATGGCCCCAACGGCCGGCAGGAGGAAGTCGCCCTGGAGCCGCGCCTGGCCATCGACGACTTCGTCGTGCGCAATGCGGCGGTACGCACCGGCCTGGGTTTCACCGCCCTGCCGTCAATGTTCTGCGAGGAGGAACTGGCCCGTGGCGAACTGGTGCGCCTGCTGCCAGACTGGTCCCTGCCTGGCGGCTACCTGCAGGCGGTCTACCCACACCGGCGCGGCCTGCTGCCGGCGGTACGCGCATGGATCGATCACCTGGCGACCTCGTTCGAGGCCTGTGGAGAGCGTTATGTCTGA
- a CDS encoding MmcQ/YjbR family DNA-binding protein: MSEKRMTEEQVAALCLALPGAQEDYKWGGIRVFSVAGNKMFAVQDLGGAGLSFKVADELFLGYCDRPGVRPAPYLARAKWISMLPPYPMGRDELSDLLRRSHQLVVRRLPRRQQVGLLLGTGDA; the protein is encoded by the coding sequence ATGTCTGAGAAAAGGATGACCGAGGAGCAAGTGGCCGCGCTGTGCCTGGCCCTGCCGGGCGCACAGGAAGACTACAAATGGGGAGGCATCCGCGTGTTCTCGGTGGCAGGCAACAAGATGTTCGCCGTGCAGGACCTGGGCGGCGCGGGCCTGTCATTCAAGGTGGCCGATGAGTTATTCCTGGGCTATTGCGACCGCCCTGGGGTGCGCCCGGCCCCCTATCTGGCACGGGCGAAGTGGATCAGCATGCTGCCACCCTACCCCATGGGCCGCGACGAACTGAGCGACCTGCTGCGCCGCTCGCACCAGCTGGTGGTGCGACGCTTGCCAAGGCGCCAGCAAGTTGGGTTGCTGCTGGGGACGGGCGACGCCTAG
- a CDS encoding VOC family protein: protein MPAFAVLRIDHVVLRVSDLTRSLAFYHELLGCPVRKRRDTLGMIHLGAGDGLIDLVAVDGPLGRQGGAAPGQCGHNVDHVCLRIEPFDEQALRALLSEAGVRVEAAEKRYGAEGEGLSLYCFDPDGNRVELKGPPLSG, encoded by the coding sequence ATGCCAGCTTTCGCCGTACTACGCATCGACCATGTCGTCCTGCGCGTCAGCGACCTGACTCGCAGCCTGGCTTTCTATCACGAGCTGCTCGGCTGCCCGGTGCGCAAGCGCCGGGACACGCTGGGGATGATCCACCTCGGCGCCGGTGATGGTCTGATCGACCTGGTGGCAGTCGACGGCCCGCTGGGGCGCCAGGGTGGCGCGGCGCCCGGCCAGTGTGGGCATAATGTCGATCATGTGTGCCTGCGCATCGAGCCGTTCGACGAGCAGGCGCTGCGCGCACTGCTGAGCGAGGCCGGGGTCAGGGTGGAGGCTGCCGAAAAACGTTATGGGGCCGAGGGAGAGGGGCTGTCGCTGTATTGCTTCGACCCGGACGGCAACCGGGTCGAGCTCAAGGGGCCGCCATTGTCGGGTTGA